The sequence below is a genomic window from Vibrio spartinae.
TTCCCAAAGTAACTTCAGTGCCATCGACAAAGACATGAAAATAACCAACGGCCGAATCCATTTCTGACCTTTATTCATGACGATACGAGCGCCGACTCGCGCGCCGATAAATTGTCCGACAGCCATCACCAATCCAATTTTCCATATCGGTAATCCTGCTGCCAAAAAGAAAATCAACGCTGCAATATTCGATGTAAAATTCAGCACTTTTGCGCGCGCTGTCGCTTCAATAATCGACAATCGGCCAATAACGACAAAGCAAACGGCAAAGATCGCCCCGGTTCCCGGACCAAAGAAACCGTCATAGAACCCGATACTTGTTCCGACCAGCAAAGCAAATAATCCATCGGATAAAGCCGCTTGTTTATTCGTCTCAGCCTTGGCTTGAGGGGCCAGTAAAAAATACAGCGAAATGACAATCAATAAGCCGGGAATCAGGCTGGTCAGTAACTCACCATCAAGAATCTGTACTAATTCAGCACCGATAGCAGCACCGGTAAAAGTACAAACAATGGCCAACCACATTTGCCGGAGCGAAACCAAACCATGACGAACGAAGTAAAATGTAGAAGAGAAGCTACCAAACGAACTTTGCAGTTTATTAGTTGCAATCGCTTGTGCAGGAGATATCCCCGTAGCCATTAACACCGGGAGTGTAATCAAACCACCACCACCGGCAATCGCATCAATGCATCCTGCCAGTGACGCAGCCACAAAAAGCAATGCCAGGATATCGATTGAAATTTCCATAGGATTCCTTAACCGATTAGATAAGGCTCAAAATTACCATTTAAAAATAAACAGATATAGTGAAAACTCGGACAGCGTCCTATTCCATATATTCATCATTGCGTTTGATGCACAGATGAACATATCACGATCAAAAAACCCGGGGAAATCCCGGGTTTTGATAACACTCAACAATGGACGAGTGATGGATTAAGCATGTCTGACTTGCTCGTGCATTTCTTGTACGGAAATGACAGAAGCTTTCGGGTCAGCGGTGTGCCCCATCGCCGTCGCAAATGCAGCGTTCAGGGTCGTTGCATAATTCACTTTCTCAGCCAACGCACCGCGGCGGAGAACTTTTGAATCTTCAATGGCCTGACGCCCGGAAGCAGTATTGATAATGTAGGTATATTCATTGTTCTTGATCCGATCAAGAATATGAGGTCGACCTTCATGAACCTTGTTCACCAGCCGAGGATTGATCCCGGCTTCACCAAGAACGACTGCCGTACCATGTGTCGCATCCAACTGATAACCTAATTGAATCAACTTCTCGGCCAAAGCAACCGCACGCTGCTTATCACTTTCGCGAACAGAAATCAGCGCGCGTCCACCTTCAGGGTAAACACAGCCACATGCTAACTCTGCTTTTGCAAAAGCCTCGGCAAATGTGCGTCCGACACCCATCACTTCTCCGGTTGAGCGCATCTCAGGGCCAAGTAATGGATCAACACCCGGGAACTTGTTAAATGGCAATACCACTTCTTTCACCGAGTAATACGGGGGAATGATTTCTTGGGTAAAGCCTTGCTGTTCCAGACTCTGTCCGGCCATCACCCGCGCAGCAATTTTTGCCAATGGTGCACCGGTTGCTTTAGATACAAACGGCACTGTCCGTGCAGCACGTGGGTTAACTTCGATGAGATAAACTTCGTTGTTTTTGACCGCAAACTGCGTATTCATCAGTCCACGTACACCCAGTTCAAACGCCAGCTTTTCAACCTGCTCACGCATCACATTCTGGATATCCAGGCTCAGCGTATAGGCAGGCAATGAACATGCTGAGTCACCTGAGTGAACACCGGCCTGTTCAATATGCTCCATGATGCCACCGATAACGACACGTTCACCATCGCAAATCGCATCAATATCGACCTCGACGGCATCATCAAGGAAATGATCCAGCAAAACCGGAGACTCATTGGACACACTGACCGCATCATTGAAATAACGACGCAAATCTGCTTCATCATAAACAATTTCCATCGCACGGCCACCGAGCACATAAGACGGACGAACAACCAGTGGGAAGCCAATTTCTTTGGCTTTATCGACGGCGTGCTCTAGTGCTGTAACGGTTGCATTTTCAGGCTGCTTGAGACCTAAACGCTCAACAGCGTGTTGGAAACGCTCCCGGTCTTCAGCACGGTCAATTGCATCCGGGCTGGTACCGATGATCGGCACACCGGCAGCTTCTAAGGCACGAGCCAGCTTCAGCGGTGTTTGACCACCATACTGAACGATAACACCCGCAGGTTTCTCAACACGGGCAATTGCTAAAACATCTTCCAGAGTCACGGGCTCAAAGTAGAGACGATCCGAAGTATCGTAGTCGGTTGAAACCGTTTCAGGGTTACAGTTAACCATGATGGTTTCATAACCGTCTTCCCGTAATGCCAATGAGGCATGAACACAGCAATAGTCGAATTCAATGCCTTGGCCAATACGGTTCGGACCACCGCCCAACACCATGATTTTCTGATTATCCGTTGGATAAGCTTCACATTCTTCATCATATGAGGAGTACATATAAGCGGTTGAAGAAGCAAATTCAGCGGCGCACGTATCGACACGCTTATAGACCGGGTGGATGTCGAACTGATCGCGCAAGCGACGAATTTCATGTTCAGAAACCCCAACCAATGTCGATAAACGTGCATCGGCAAAGCCTTTACGCTTCATCCGCCGGAGTACATCTTGGGTCAGTCCGGCAAAACCATAGGTTTTAATCTCTGCTTCCAGCAGAATTAATTCTTCAATCTGCACAAGGAACCAACGGTCAATACCTGTCAGGTTAAAGATGGCGTCAACCGACATACCGGCACGGAAAGCATCACCGATGTACCAGATCCGCTCAGCACCGGCTTCTTTCAGCTCATGACGAATCTTCGTCAGTGCTTCCGGAGATGCCAGATCAACCATTTCATCCAAGCCATCAGCACCAACTTCAAGGCCCCGCAGTGCTTTTTGCAAAGACTCTTGTTGGTTACGCCCGATTGCCATCACTTCACCAACAGATTTCATCTGCGTGGTTAGCTTCGCATTCGCGCCAGCAAATTTTTCAAAGTTAAAGCGTGGAATCTTGGTGACAACATAGTCGATCGTCGGTTCAAACGATGCTGGCGTCGCTCCTCCGGTAATATCATTCATCAATTCATCAAGCGTGAAACCAACCGCAAGCTTTGCTGCAATCTTCGCAATCGGGAAGCCCGTCGCTTTCGATGCCAGTGCTGAAGAACGAGAAACCCGTGGGTTCATTTCAATGATCACCATCCGACCATCTTCCGGATTGATGCCGAATTGCACATTCGATCCACCGGTTTCAACCCCAATTTCACGTAATACCGCTAAAGAGGCGTTTCTCATCAGCTGGTATTCTTTATCAGTGAGAGTCTGAGCCGGAGCAACCGTAATTGAATCTCCGGTGTGAATCCCCATCGGATCAAAGTTTTCGATTGAACAGACGATGATACAGTTGTCGCTCTTATCCCGAACCACTTCCATTTCATACTCTTTCCAGCCAATCAGCGACTCATCAATAAGTAACTCATTGGTTGGAGAAAGATCTAATCCGCGGTGACAGATTTCTTCAAACTCTTCTTTGTTATAAGCGATACCACCACCGGTTCCCCCCATCGTAAATGAAGGACGGATAATACATGGAAAGCCGACTTTCTCGAGGACGCCGTAAGCTTCTTCCATGGTCTTTGCCGTATCGGCCCGAGGGCATTCCAAGCCAATCGACTTCATCGCAGCATCGAAACGAGAACGATCTTCAGCTTTATCAATCGCATCGGCAGTTGCCCCGATCATTTCAACACCGAACTCGGCCAGAACCCCTTGACGATCCAGCTCAAGCGCACAGTTCAATGCCGTCTGACCACCCATTGTCGGCAGAACAGCATCAGGACGTTCTTTTTCAATAATTTTACGGACAACTTCCCATTGGATCGGCTCGATATAGGTTGCATCAGCCATCTCAGGATCGGTCATAATCGTTGCCGGATTCGAGTTGACCAGAATAACCCGATAACCTTCTTCTCTCAGAGCCTTACATGCTTGTGCTCCGGAGTAGTCAAACTCACAGGCTTGGCCGATGACAATCGGGCCCGCACCTAAGATTAGAATACTTTGTATGTCACTACGTTTTGGCATCGTCTACTCGCTCCGAATTAAGCACGGTGTTGTTGGATAAGTTCAATAAAGTGATCAAATAGAGGCGCTGCATCATGTGGCCCGGGGCTCGCTTCGGGATGCCCCTGGAAACTAAACGCAGGTTTATCAGTACGATGAATGCCCTGAAGAGAACCGTCAAACAATGATTTATGGGTCGCTTTCAGCGTTGCCGGCAAACTGGTTTCATCCGCCGCAAAGCCGTGGTTTTGCGAGGTAATCATCACAACATTTCGCTCGATGTCTTTGACCGGATGGTTTGCACCATGGTGACCAAACTTCATTTTGATCGTTCCTGCACCGGATGCCAGCGCGAGAATTTGGTGCCCCAAACAGATACCAAAGAGTGGAATCCCTTTTTCCAA
It includes:
- the carB gene encoding carbamoyl-phosphate synthase large subunit, encoding MPKRSDIQSILILGAGPIVIGQACEFDYSGAQACKALREEGYRVILVNSNPATIMTDPEMADATYIEPIQWEVVRKIIEKERPDAVLPTMGGQTALNCALELDRQGVLAEFGVEMIGATADAIDKAEDRSRFDAAMKSIGLECPRADTAKTMEEAYGVLEKVGFPCIIRPSFTMGGTGGGIAYNKEEFEEICHRGLDLSPTNELLIDESLIGWKEYEMEVVRDKSDNCIIVCSIENFDPMGIHTGDSITVAPAQTLTDKEYQLMRNASLAVLREIGVETGGSNVQFGINPEDGRMVIIEMNPRVSRSSALASKATGFPIAKIAAKLAVGFTLDELMNDITGGATPASFEPTIDYVVTKIPRFNFEKFAGANAKLTTQMKSVGEVMAIGRNQQESLQKALRGLEVGADGLDEMVDLASPEALTKIRHELKEAGAERIWYIGDAFRAGMSVDAIFNLTGIDRWFLVQIEELILLEAEIKTYGFAGLTQDVLRRMKRKGFADARLSTLVGVSEHEIRRLRDQFDIHPVYKRVDTCAAEFASSTAYMYSSYDEECEAYPTDNQKIMVLGGGPNRIGQGIEFDYCCVHASLALREDGYETIMVNCNPETVSTDYDTSDRLYFEPVTLEDVLAIARVEKPAGVIVQYGGQTPLKLARALEAAGVPIIGTSPDAIDRAEDRERFQHAVERLGLKQPENATVTALEHAVDKAKEIGFPLVVRPSYVLGGRAMEIVYDEADLRRYFNDAVSVSNESPVLLDHFLDDAVEVDIDAICDGERVVIGGIMEHIEQAGVHSGDSACSLPAYTLSLDIQNVMREQVEKLAFELGVRGLMNTQFAVKNNEVYLIEVNPRAARTVPFVSKATGAPLAKIAARVMAGQSLEQQGFTQEIIPPYYSVKEVVLPFNKFPGVDPLLGPEMRSTGEVMGVGRTFAEAFAKAELACGCVYPEGGRALISVRESDKQRAVALAEKLIQLGYQLDATHGTAVVLGEAGINPRLVNKVHEGRPHILDRIKNNEYTYIINTASGRQAIEDSKVLRRGALAEKVNYATTLNAAFATAMGHTADPKASVISVQEMHEQVRHA
- a CDS encoding TSUP family transporter, coding for MEISIDILALLFVAASLAGCIDAIAGGGGLITLPVLMATGISPAQAIATNKLQSSFGSFSSTFYFVRHGLVSLRQMWLAIVCTFTGAAIGAELVQILDGELLTSLIPGLLIVISLYFLLAPQAKAETNKQAALSDGLFALLVGTSIGFYDGFFGPGTGAIFAVCFVVIGRLSIIEATARAKVLNFTSNIAALIFFLAAGLPIWKIGLVMAVGQFIGARVGARIVMNKGQKWIRPLVIFMSLSMALKLLWEQHQQWLLSVF